From Lolium perenne isolate Kyuss_39 chromosome 5, Kyuss_2.0, whole genome shotgun sequence, a single genomic window includes:
- the LOC127300754 gene encoding BTB/POZ and MATH domain-containing protein 1-like isoform X2 gives MAEGPLDYALGGTAAKVSIRMVLLDKTGSPVTSVGRETASWEGYYAMIAAWDDVKANCLVDNYFVVLCSVHIDRKPQASSVKEELPDLGHDLAIMSDKEDLTDVSFHVGGESFSAHRLVLATRSPVFRAQLYGPMAESKMTSITVQDMEASTFRCMLHYIYHGSLSDVAVKDVCSTMPQYQHLLVAADRYGVEGLKKICEDKLSGNGITVDSVISMLELAEDHVCPKLKAACLDFLADGDNYKMVTISDEYIRLIQSFPNLLVEVRSRIKKALEKSTTINPGAHKKTRLR, from the exons ATGGCCGAAG GGCCGCTTGACTATGCTCTGGGGGGCACCGCCGCCAAGGTGTCTATACGCATGGTTTTACTCGACAAGACCGGCTCACCGGTGACTTCGGTGGGCAGAGAAACTGCGAGCTGGGAAGGCTATTACGCAATGATTGCAGCCTGGGACGATGTCAAGGCCAACTGTTTGGTGGACAACTATTTTGTGGTGCTGTGCTCTGTGCACATCGACCGGAAACCTCAAGCTTCATCGGTAAAGGAGGAGCTCCCGGATCTAGGTCATGACCTGGCCATTATGTCAGACAAAGAAGACCTTACTGATGTTTCCTTCCATGTCGGTGGGGAGAGCTTCAGCGCACATCGCCTGGTGCTCGCGACCCGGTCACCGGTCTTTAGAGCACAGCTCTATGGCCCGATGGCTGAAAGCAAGATGACTTCTATAACCGTCCAAGACATGGAGGCCTCTACCTTCAGATGTATGCTCCATTACATTTATCATGGTTCACTGTCTGATGTTGCTGTGAAGGATGTCTGTTCCACCATGCCACAATACCAGCACCTGCTTGTAGCCGCTGACAGATACGGGGTAGAGGGGCTGAAAAAGATTTGTGAGGACAAGCTATCGGGCAATGGTATCACCGTAGACAGTGTTATCTCAATGTTGGAGCTGGCTGAGGACCACGTCTGCCCCAAACTCAAAGCTGCATGCCTTGATTTCCTCGCTGATGGTGACAATTATAAGATGGTTACGATATCTGATGAGTACATCCGTTTGATACAGAGCTTTCCGAATCTCTTGGTTGAAGTGCGGAGTAGGATCAAGAAAGCACTTGAAAAATCTACTACCATAAATCCTGGTGCTCACAAGAAAACCCGATTGCGCTAG
- the LOC127300754 gene encoding BTB/POZ and MATH domain-containing protein 1-like isoform X1, with protein MAEGRRSGCEIVPGKDTSLFHLRVWLSSPEDIHPADDLFGDMKINVGGRNCTAYYIFAGSSDPTITLALTGPLDYALGGTAAKVSIRMVLLDKTGSPVTSVGRETASWEGYYAMIAAWDDVKANCLVDNYFVVLCSVHIDRKPQASSVKEELPDLGHDLAIMSDKEDLTDVSFHVGGESFSAHRLVLATRSPVFRAQLYGPMAESKMTSITVQDMEASTFRCMLHYIYHGSLSDVAVKDVCSTMPQYQHLLVAADRYGVEGLKKICEDKLSGNGITVDSVISMLELAEDHVCPKLKAACLDFLADGDNYKMVTISDEYIRLIQSFPNLLVEVRSRIKKALEKSTTINPGAHKKTRLR; from the coding sequence ATGGCCGAAGGTAGGCGATCCGGTTGCGAAATCGTCCCTGGGAAAGACACTAGCCTCTTCCATTTACGAGTATGGCTCTCGTCGCCTGAGGATATTCATCCCGCCGATGACTTATTTGGAGATATGAAGATCAACGTTGGTGGACGCAACTGCACTGCGTATTACATATTTGCTGGGAGCTCGGACCCAACAATCACGCTCGCATTGACAGGGCCGCTTGACTATGCTCTGGGGGGCACCGCCGCCAAGGTGTCTATACGCATGGTTTTACTCGACAAGACCGGCTCACCGGTGACTTCGGTGGGCAGAGAAACTGCGAGCTGGGAAGGCTATTACGCAATGATTGCAGCCTGGGACGATGTCAAGGCCAACTGTTTGGTGGACAACTATTTTGTGGTGCTGTGCTCTGTGCACATCGACCGGAAACCTCAAGCTTCATCGGTAAAGGAGGAGCTCCCGGATCTAGGTCATGACCTGGCCATTATGTCAGACAAAGAAGACCTTACTGATGTTTCCTTCCATGTCGGTGGGGAGAGCTTCAGCGCACATCGCCTGGTGCTCGCGACCCGGTCACCGGTCTTTAGAGCACAGCTCTATGGCCCGATGGCTGAAAGCAAGATGACTTCTATAACCGTCCAAGACATGGAGGCCTCTACCTTCAGATGTATGCTCCATTACATTTATCATGGTTCACTGTCTGATGTTGCTGTGAAGGATGTCTGTTCCACCATGCCACAATACCAGCACCTGCTTGTAGCCGCTGACAGATACGGGGTAGAGGGGCTGAAAAAGATTTGTGAGGACAAGCTATCGGGCAATGGTATCACCGTAGACAGTGTTATCTCAATGTTGGAGCTGGCTGAGGACCACGTCTGCCCCAAACTCAAAGCTGCATGCCTTGATTTCCTCGCTGATGGTGACAATTATAAGATGGTTACGATATCTGATGAGTACATCCGTTTGATACAGAGCTTTCCGAATCTCTTGGTTGAAGTGCGGAGTAGGATCAAGAAAGCACTTGAAAAATCTACTACCATAAATCCTGGTGCTCACAAGAAAACCCGATTGCGCTAG
- the LOC127303792 gene encoding BTB/POZ and MATH domain-containing protein 1-like codes for MAGGESSDCHIVPTRDSHIFRFRVRLPSPDDCLRSSSTTVVAGRKYVAGYHTAPMNTHIKFSLTNVSQYPVPEAAAKLSTHMVLLDKTGSPAPSMGIGKTFGMSIRGFMVRGYSLKAERGDIKANCMVDKDNNFDVLCSVDIEWTPPASPLEGKLLDLGHDLAIMSDNQEHTDVSFDVAGETFSAHRVVLAARSPVFKAELYGPMAESKMASITIEEMEPTTFRSMLHYLYHGSLPDAGKTNVCFRMLEYQHLLIAADRYGIERLKKICEHKLSGNGITIDNVVSMLELAEDHVCTKLKARCFDFLADGENFMKVATSGEYISLMQSFPNLLDELRNAIKIVREKPSMLETSAHKKARLC; via the coding sequence ATGGCCGGAGGCGAGTCATCAGATTGCCACATCGTTCCTACAAGAGACAGTCACATCTTCCGTTTCCGGGTGAGGCTCCCGTCGCCAGATGATTGTCTACGATCTAGCTCAACCACCGTGGTTGCTGGACGCAAATACGTAGCAGGCTACCACACCGCACCCATGAACACCCACATCAAGTTCAGCCTCACTAATGTTTCGCAATACCCCGTTCCGGAAGCCGCTGCCAAGCTCTCCACACACATGGTTTTGCTCGACAAGACTGGCTCACCGGCACCTTCGATGGGGATAGGGAAAACCTTTGGCATGTCTATCCGTGGGTTCATGGTAAGAGGTTACTCTCTGAAAGCAGAGAGAGGCGACATCAAGGCAAACTGCATGGTGGACAAGGACAACAACTTCGACGTGTTGTGTTCCGTCGACATAGAGTGGACACCTCCGGCTTCACCGTTGGAGGGGAAGCTCCTAGATTTAGGTCATGATCTGGCCATTATGTCGGACAACCAAGAACACACCGACGTTTCCTTCGATGTCGCTGGGGAGACCTTCAGCGCGCATCGCGTGGTGCTCGCCGCCCGATCGCCCGTCTTTAAAGCGGAGCTCTATGGCCCAATGGCTGAAAGCAAGATGGCCTCTATCACCATTGAAGAGATGGAACCCACTACCTTCAGATCTATGCTACATTACTTGTACCATGGCTCGCTCCCTGATGCTGGCAAGACAAATGTTTGTTTCCGCATGCTAGAATACCAGCACCTGCTTATAGCTGCTGATAGGTACGGGATTGAGAGGCTAAAGAAGATCTGTGAGCACAAGCTGTCTGGTAATGGTATCACCATAGACAATGTGGTCTCGATGTTGGAGCTGGCGGAGGACCATGTCTGCACCAAACTCAAAGCTAGGTGCTTTGATTTCCTTGCTGATggtgagaatttcatgaaggttgCGACATCTGGTGAGTACATCAGTTTGATGCAGAGCTTTCCGAATCTTTTGGATGAACTGCGGAATGCAATCAAGATAGTGCGTGAAAAGCCGAGTATGTTGGAAACTTCTGCTCACAAGAAAGCCCGATTGTGTTAG